The Armatimonadota bacterium genome includes the window GGTGTCAATCCCGCTGGCGAACAGCACTCGCAACCGGTGGTCCTTCACGCGGTTATCGAACTCCGTGACGGCGTCGATCCTCGGCGAGCCGGCGGTGACTGTGAAGTAGCTCGTGTACGGGCAGTCGGCCATCTCGTCCGAGCGCCCCTTTCCGTCGGGGGTCGCGGACGCGGGCAATCGCATCATCCCCCGTATCCTCAGGACGGCGGTCACCGGATCTCCTGTCATGAGCGTGACCTCCGGGCTCGTACCGGCGGTCGTGACGATTCTGTCTTCGGCAGGCTTGCGGTAGAGGTACTCGTCGCCGACGTCCCCGCCGTCCTCGAGAACGCCTACCTCTCGGAAATCCCCGATCTGAGGGGCAACGAGACTGCGGACGGTGATGCCCCCGCCGTCGGCTCTGATCTCCACCAGGCCGTTCGAGATGCTGTCTACGCCGAGAACGAAGTCCGACTGAATGCCGTCCTCATGATCGGCTGCCGGGTGGATCGTGTACGTTTTGTACCCACATGCTGGCACGTCTCTCGCGACGAACTCGATCTCGAAGCGCCGGACCATCATGGCGAGCGGAAGCTCTATCGGCGAAAGCACCTGCTTCACCTGCAGTGATGAACCGACCTCGTAGTATGGGACTAAGTCTCCTCGGTCATCCCGAAGCTCGATCGCCTCGACGTACCGGGCCGGATCGGTTTCCGGCTTGTCGCGGACGGGATCGCCCGCTGGGATGTCGATCGTCGCGCGTATCCTGTCGGTCCTCGCCCAGTTGAGCGGGTTGAAGACGAGCAGGGCGTCGGAGTCGGTCTTGACCCGGGACGAGACGTATCCGAGGCCCCGATTCGTGAACTCCTCCGCGAGCTGTTGGACCTGCTGGAATCTCGGGACCATCTCGTCGTGCACCTGGTCGAGGCTGCAGCCGCAGATCGAGTCGTGCGGATGGTTCTGCATGAGGAGCTTCCATGCGTAGGTAAGGTAGTCCGCCGGGTACTCGCTGCCGAGCAGCCATGCGAACGTGGACGTCGGTTCCATGTACTCCTCGAGCCAGTTCTCGGTCGCGTGGTTCGCTTGCTTCAGGTACATACGGCTTGACAGGGTGCCCGCCAGTACCGATCCACCCCGGTCCTCGCGCAACTCGCCCCTGAACGTCTGCAGCGGTACACCGAGCCTATCGACGTCCGCCTTCACGGCACCCATGTAGGCGGGTAGAGTGCTGTGCACCAGTCGGTCGCCGTCGAGGCGCTCATTGACGCGCCTGAGGATGTCCGGCAGTCCTCTCTGCGCCTCCAGATGGTCGACGCCGTTCATCAGTAGAAGCTCGGGTACCGCGGCATGAGGAGCCATCCGCTCCCTGATGGCCTCAGTGTACTCGACCGCCTTCTCCGTGTCCGACGGAAACCGCTGCGCGTTGTTGTACCAGAATGCCATCAGTGAAGCGAGAACCTCGCTGCCGTCCGGCGATTCCCAGTGGAACTCCATCTTCCGATCGTCCGCAAGTTGGTAGCCGCGCCCGAAGATGGCGTTGTCGATTCCGAACCCGCGAAAGATCTGCGGCATCTGCGAGATATTGCCGAACTGGTCGGGGATATAGCCGACCTTCATAGGTTTGCCGTACTTCTGGGCGGCCCTGTGTCCGATGAGGAGACTTCGGATTGTGGATTCGCCGCTGACGAGGTATTCGTCGTTGAGCTGGTACCAGGGCCCGACGAGTATCCGTCCATCGCGGATGTACGCGCGGAGCTTCTCCTCGTTCTGGGGCCGAATCTGCAGGTAGTCCTCCAGAACGATCGTCTGGCCGTCGAAGTTCCAGTACTTGAAGCCGGGGTCGGTGTCGAGTATCTCGAGCAGGTGGTCGATCAGATCTACCAGCCTAAGCCTGAACTGCTGAAATGTAAGATACCACTCGCGGTCCCAATGAGTATGCGAAACGACGTGCATTGTGCGGGACATCAGCTCCTCCACTTGCGCTCTCAATCGCCACTTCCAGCCGGTAACGGGTGGGCCGCAACCGCCGATTCCTCTGTTCGACGCGCGGCCGAATCATTCCTGTGCAGGGCGGTCGCGGTTGACAAACTGTGAAGATTATGGTAAACTTATGGCGTGAAGGCGATGCGGCCATGATGCTGGTTTACCGGTCTGGCGTGTTTCCGTCACAATCGCAGAATAGTCTGTGCTTTCGCCCTGTACCATTCATCTCGGCGGCGGAGTTCTCAGAGCCGCAGGGCGAATATGGAGTTGTACGTTGCTTCCGGGGAAGTACGCGCGGGAGTCACACAAATGGACACTATCGACTCGTCCGAGCATCAAGAAGAGACGTTGATCAGGCTCACAAAAAGGGAGATCGAGGTCCTGAAACTCGTGCTCGAGGGCAAGTCCAGCAAGGAAGTAGCCACGGGCCTGTGTTGCAGCAAACGGACCGTTGATTTCCACCTGGCGCGAGTGTACGAGAAACTGCAGGTTTCGAACAGGGTGCAGGCGATGCGTCGCGCCGCGTTGTTGGGGTTGATCCCGAACAGCGTTGACGGCAACGGTTGACCAACGAGGCCGGCCGAACGCTCAGGATTCCCGGAAGGCGTCTCGGCCGGCCTTTACTAATGCCTCTATGTTTTCAAACGGCGCGTCTCTCGGTATGTCATCCGCGCTCCCCAGAATGTACCCCGTCGGCCCCAGGACTTCGATGCATCGTGTTGACTCGGCGTAGACCTCCTCCGGAGTTCCTCTAAGCAGCAGC containing:
- a CDS encoding helix-turn-helix transcriptional regulator, whose protein sequence is MACFRHNRRIVCAFALYHSSRRRSSQSRRANMELYVASGEVRAGVTQMDTIDSSEHQEETLIRLTKREIEVLKLVLEGKSSKEVATGLCCSKRTVDFHLARVYEKLQVSNRVQAMRRAALLGLIPNSVDGNG